A part of Paenibacillus donghaensis genomic DNA contains:
- a CDS encoding ABC transporter permease translates to MNNKSLLRGNTKGVVSIVSLSVIFVVTMFAPLFAPFDPYKQSLQDIFIAPFNAFNSHEGISLLGTDQLGRDVLSRLLYGGRLSLWMSILAVVISGVFGSIIGIIAGYYGGKIDALLMRLADIQMSIPSMLLAIVMVAVLGSGLTNIVIVLSITGWVTFARVVRSQVLSLRELEYVQAAQAMGVPNVAVMRRHIFPNTFYTIVTQAALQMSRMILLAASLSFLGLGIDVSTPSWGGMINDGRSYISSAWWLSTLPGLVIAFVILSINLLSDWLREKAQ, encoded by the coding sequence ATGAACAATAAATCTCTACTTCGTGGCAACACCAAGGGCGTCGTCAGCATCGTGTCGCTGAGTGTGATTTTTGTGGTGACGATGTTTGCCCCCTTGTTTGCTCCCTTTGATCCATATAAGCAGTCGCTGCAGGACATCTTCATTGCGCCCTTCAACGCCTTTAACTCCCATGAGGGAATCAGCCTGCTCGGGACGGATCAATTAGGCAGAGACGTGCTCAGCCGACTGCTGTACGGGGGGAGATTATCCCTGTGGATGAGTATTCTCGCGGTTGTCATCTCCGGTGTCTTCGGCAGCATCATTGGCATTATCGCAGGCTATTACGGCGGCAAAATCGATGCGTTGCTAATGCGGCTCGCTGACATTCAGATGTCCATTCCCAGCATGCTGCTGGCTATCGTAATGGTGGCGGTGCTGGGCTCCGGTCTGACGAACATTGTCATCGTATTATCCATTACAGGCTGGGTAACCTTTGCCCGTGTAGTGCGCAGCCAGGTGCTGTCACTGCGGGAGCTGGAATATGTGCAGGCGGCACAGGCGATGGGGGTACCGAATGTTGCAGTGATGAGGCGGCATATCTTCCCGAATACCTTCTATACGATTGTGACCCAGGCTGCGCTGCAGATGTCACGAATGATTCTGCTTGCAGCGTCGCTCAGTTTTCTGGGTCTGGGTATTGATGTATCGACCCCGTCATGGGGCGGCATGATTAACGACGGCAGGAGCTACATCAGCTCAGCCTGGTGGCTGTCCACGTTGCCGGGATTAGTGATTGCCTTCGTCATCCTGTCCATTAATCTGCTCAGTGACTGGTTAAGAGAGAAAGCGCAGTAG